The nucleotide sequence caatttaatttaaacataagtCATAATTTTCTTCTAAATTTTACACTAAACATTTAAAGAACAGAAACAAATGAATCTAAATATACCTGATGCTGCATAGTCTGCTGCACCTGCTCCTTATTGCCCTGGCCCTGCATCAGCTGCATGTCCTGCGGCAGCGCAGCCACCACCTGCAGCCCTGGTGGAACACCAGATTATTAGAGttcagttttatttctttaaacagATAATGGTAATTCTATTTCACGTGTCAAATGGTTGGCaagtgaaatatatacatgtaagattttaaaatatacaacaaactATCTACACTTGATAAGGCTCACATCACTAGTGGGATGTATGCAATAACTTAAAAAGAACAGTGTTAACTACATTAAGATATAAtacattaagtattttatgttatagttataGTTAAGGTCGTTAAGATACACTCAAACAAAATCACACAAGACCCAATTAAAAGATAtggttttgttttttgcaaataattgTGAACACATTCATCAGATTTTGGTCTCGCATACAATATAGAACTTAGTTTTTAAACCGCCTCCTTGTTCAAGTTCTATTTGAAggcattaaaatgaaaatgaaataaataaattatttgtttggttTTCTGTGGTTGAAATTGCATTAACAATTTCACTGCTGATCCAGAAACTTTTTTCATCCGGCGATGCGGCTATGACACGCTCAGCGTGTCTCCCGCACCGGCGGCAATCTTGCCGTACCGCTTTTGTCGTTGGTGCGGGAGCCCACGCTGCGCGTGTGCATAGACTCGAGCCAGCTCTGCGGGCGGACACACCGTGTGTgttctaaatttttttttttttaatattattattctatttctgatatcgcgatttatttttaaagaaattacagtagtctttatttttctgcacacatatttgtattttattcaaaatactttatatattataatgaacaatGAGCTGAAAAGGTACGAATAACGACCTCTCCTTAAACTTTttagagtattatacatttagaaattaaaaactttttaacggattttaaacgcgatttatttattatattattaacccgacatttcgaacacttcacgtcgggttaataatataatgaatgattcgcgttcaaaatccgttaaaaagtttgaatttctaaatgtataatactcgtgtaaaatcaaacacaagaaaatactacaattTGATTTGTTAACACTCGTACATAAAGATATTCTTtcttatagaatatagattagCAATAAAAGTTTCATGCTGAACGCGCTTCAGATATTCTGCTTCGGAGTGTTAATATAACAGCGTATCAATTTATCGTCAACCAATGATATTAGAGaggttattttgtatataaaacgttGTCCAacgtaaatttatgttttctttttttattatttgtacaaaatattttctttttcgttttattaaaattacatcctAACTatctaaacaaagaaaataataaaaatggaagaaatcataaaaaatatattttatgataaaaatgtgttgcCCGCACGCACTGGCGgcttagaaaataaaacacgcacAGCGTGTTTTACGCACAGGAAACGCGATTTATCGCGGATGCCGGCTTCCACACGCTAGGCGTGTAAAGCCGCATCCTTGGTTCCAAGCATTTTTACACAACAGGTGTGTTTCAGCAGCCAACGTGttaaataagtatacataatatagtgGTATGGTGTTAAACACAACAAGCAGAATGCATatcaaatatgtatgaaatacatGCAGTTAGCATTacatcacaaataaataacatatacaatTAGACTCAAAACATACACGATTAACATgaagttaatttattcacCTGGTCTTATCCTGAATGTACCTGAACAATGGAACAATGgggtaagtttttattttttcttctcagttcaatattaaatacctaaatatttcaatatttgttattatcgaaagttataattacatctgttatttttatagttaatcTATAACAGTTTATTCAAGCATGATATACACTACATAACgcaatattgtttattcataatattattaagcatTAGTACATACTGTTtacttcattttttataatgataccAATATAACATTCCAgccatttcattatattattttattaagcatgtataatatatacattgttaCATCTTTATAGAAAAGGCAATTTTATACTGTAAAATCAGAATCAGCAATAATACTGAAATCAATTTTGTACACTTGTTTTGGtctgttttgtattattaatatttataaagtagatgaagaaattatatctttcttattattttacattttacattatacttTATGTCCCAGCTTTGATCATGGAttgtggtacatatgtagcacACAccaacattgaaagaatttttaaaatcgctcCAGTAATTCTACATATTAATATgctattatatacttataatagaTTGAATATCAGTTATTAGGCCTAAATGCAAAGACAAACCTTCAGGTAATGTATTTCCTAGTAGTTGAATGCCATCATTTGCATCAGGTGAGTATGCTACTGTGAGTACTGTACCACCTGTGGacaattatatagatttattttactacaacatattttgttagttatttcagtaataacttatgaaaatatatataaatttagaggTTATTATGCTagctgttttaaaattaataacataagtGTGTGTTGTTCATTTTGATTGAATAACTAAATCATttgattttcatttctttttgtcaatgtctttaatatttaagcagaaacattttaaaacactacataataattaatgtaaaaaaagtctaattaaaaatcttactTTGATtctactaattatattatttattctattaattacaatataatttataacaataacattggCTATCAAAGCTCACCTTGCTGAAAACCTTGTATAGGGATTTGCATCTGGTATTTGGGTTGCTGTTGTTGTATTAAGTTTGGACTTAACACCTGTATCTGCACTGTCGGTTGTGGGTCACCTACAAATAATAACGAAATGTAGAATTTTGTACACATAACTtcatattgaattgaaaataaactcatgaaggcaattaaagttaaaaaaaaaaaaaatagtagcaGGTCAAATAAGCTTAATTAATAAGGTATATTTTCAAACACAATTATTGAACTGGAGGAAACCAATAACATTAGACATCTGCCAAGCTTGTTCAACTTGAAAAGATTCCAAAGGTGGCGTAAAATGTAGTTTCTGGATTTGAAGGatgaagaatttaatttaatgtatctcATTTAATTACCAgtcaagtttaaaaataaagaatattcagaaaaataaatagtggCTCTGTGGTCGACCTCTAACATCAAATTGATAAGTAGCTGTTCAAGACCAGGTGAGTGTGCAggaaattaatagatttttcaatttgtctgTGGATGTCAATAAAGCAGTAGTGCttgaaacggtgaaagaaaacatcagGAGGAAACTGACATGTTGAAGATTCAAAAAAGGTTTAAAacatatgacatctgccaacccgcacttggccaacatggtggattatgacctgaacccaTACACAAAGCCTGTGTTCCTACAGTGGGAAcaatatgagctgatgatgatgaaagtttaaaagtattttgagACATACCTGGTTTAGCACCAGGTAAGGATATAGGCACAGATATGAGCTGGGGTGTAGCCTGCAGTGCTGTGCCATCCAGAGTGCGGAGGTACTGCACACCGTCACCCATGTTCACTCCACCTACCATGCCAACCacctgaaaaaataaaatacttagaAGAACACATACTTTGTATGCATTTATAagcttttatattcattatacatagaaaatatattactagaGATTGGATAACTTTTGCCATTGTTGAGTGTGTTGTGTAGTGAAAGTTTATTACATTCATATGTATTTGcttttcttctttatataaatctatgttCCTATCTGTTGtgatgtacataatattttaatgtaatttatacaggtatcagataaaaatttagttaaaagttTAATGAAAAGTAGTAATGTTAATTGCATAAAACATGTTGTTTAATGCATAGATATACTATATAAGGACTTTGTGTGACatcatcaaaaatattatattgatatttatgaaCTTAATAAACTCATTGGTGgtgctgtttattttatagtatgaaGATTTCATTGATTCTGAGCGTAAAAACGTAATTGataagtatatgtataatccATGTAAATCTATGTTTCtacgcattttatttataatgtaatcagTTAATACCTGAGACAACTGTGTTCCATTATTTGGATTTTGTTGTATCTTTGTGACAGGCAACTGTCCGTTTGTGGTCACAAAGTGTGTCCCAGCCCCCATTGCTGAAAATGCTGCAAAATTCATCTCCGAGTCTTCCTCACTGgtggataaataatttttttttacagtattcaagaaaatattgaaatttgtgTAATATAAGGTAAGTAGTAGCATtatagtaagtaataaattaatagtatgCTGtctaaacatacaataaagcACCAACTTCAATAAGGATAATGTGTTTATCCAAAAAAAAGAACCTACTCTTTTACAATAGTTtggtgttattattttaacaaagtaaattttattatctttacaaACAATTTCCATTGGCCCTAAGAACGAAATAATTAGTTTCATGGATATTTTACATTCAAGGAAAAGTTCCATATATCTACAAAGGAAATTTGCATACCAAGAGGCATCATCATGTGTAGGCATTTTCTGCATATCACACATAACGCATCCAATTATCAGCCGCCGTAGCGggagaagaaaaataataagctgTGTCCCACTTGTCTGCTTCACAAAGTGTACCCCCACAAGAACATCCCACCACTAATGCACAGGGATTACACTGGGATTGATGGTAGGGCACACACCACTACTGACTGCCAAACTATACACACTGGAGCCTAAACAACGGTGAATGGCGAAAGATCATCGCGAGAATACGAAAGTGGGTTAAAGAAAGTTTTTGTACGGGCTCAATACTCAACCGGTTGGCTAGTTAGTTATACGCACACAGTTGGACTGTATATGTTCAAGCTAACATGATCCTCACTTTCTCTTTGCTGTACTTTCACAAGACGTAGTGAGGTGTGGTTGTGGTTCAATAAATGTAGGAAGCGTGGAGTTGAGTAATCTTGTTACATGTGTATGTGTTCATTAAGCTTGTTTCTGAATATATTCAGTTTGTAGAATTCTAAAAGtctatgaattaaaaaactattctGTATATGTACAGAAATTTGCAAAAGTGTAATTTCTACATCAACAATGTACTGATATTGaatattcacattttaattttgcaaaGTGAAAGGATTCAAGTATTGTTGCATTGCATGGTTAGATTTGATTAGAATGTGTATTGACCTTGTAtaagaatattgaaaaatttagaatatatatatattattcaacatttataacaattgaattcaagatttactatttttaaagatatatacaaaaattaatgattagtAGGAAAGCATAGTAAATATGTTTACTATATAAAACCAAAGTGGATAAAGGAAGACAAAGAACAAGTATGAATAGGACATAGGCGATAAGTTACGCAATTATTGACATCGTAAAATTctcaatttacattttaattcaaaagttttgttttggAGCTCACATGGTGGTAGGCGGATCATTTTGATACAAGGTTATTCACCCCTACCAACCTACCAATTCCTTTGGCCCGATTGAGTATCCATCACGATACGCATCCCCACCAAGATGCGGGATCCCCTCCATATGCCTACGATAAACCAAATCGCACTCCCGCTCCCGACTCCTTCCACCACCGCCAGGGAAATCGCGAGAGGAGGGGTTGTGCGGCCCTCTCGGTCTCGCGCGGCACTCTCGCGGTAACATTCAGGGACGGCCACGCGCCCCGTCTAACGGTATAACAATGTACCGCTTTCGAAATAAGGTCACGGATATTCTCACGTTAAGCTTATAACACTGTGAAACTACATACCTTGTTCACCCAAAATCGAGATTTCAAAATCCTTTTATCtccataaatttaaataccacggtaatataaatgtatcacTACAATTCACGTAAACATCATTCCCTCTCTTTACAACAAATGTACGTCGccatactgttttatttaaacaacttATCACCAGATGGCGTATGTAGTActtgtaaaatgaaatgaaatgtcaTTGATTGTTGAATGAACTAGAAATAACGAATATTACCTATTAAGTACCTAACAAAAGAtccatataatattgtttctatAAAGTTGTATTTAAGCATAGATTGATCGTACGCATAAATTACTGTtgtacatttgtatttaaaggCACATAATCGATTTTACTAATGAAcctaaatttaactaaattgtaaaataataaactagttACTATCTAGTTATATTGTACTACTAGGTATTCAGTGGTATAGATCCAGATTAATACCTAAATGCTAAGACTTAATTAAACTTAGAAGTACAAAACTATATGAGAACCtacttcaaataaaacactcaacatattatgtttcaacataatttaatgttacaattaataatacatactaGATATAACAAATACAGGTACCAAACTTATaagtagttattataataagttagTATTAAAACGGAAATTGCTGCCCTGTTCTTTGTATTCTCTCTAAATGCaattcaaacaataatttgttttcatggTAATAGTTGCTTTCAGATGAATTGAATCCAGGATCATAACTTGGCCGTCTTTCTGAATCAGTTGATGAACCTGGAGAAGGAATGCAACTGTCACCATGAATTGTATGACTAGATTCGAGTGTATTTTGAGTAAGGAGATTTGAGTTAGTTAAggtattgtttatatgtaaattgttaattCTTTTAGACAAAGGCATAAATTCGCAGGCTTCATCCTCGCGTGATCTCTTCCTGTAAAAattgaacattaattttaaattcaagcCATTTTTAAAGTCTCACAcatagtttgtttatattttttcaaatattttatacctattttCTGTCATACTTCTGGTCATAAAGTTTCCATTACttgttataatatgtgtaGTCCAATATACTGTAGATTCCTTTTCAAAGGTCATCTGTTcctgttttagtttttttctcTACAGATAGCTGAAGTGTAGTGAAATCTGTTTTGAtgtaaatagaatagaaattgAATTTGTAGCGTGCACTGCTTTGTATGTATTTGACGGATCGCAATGTGACAGATGATATATGACAGATAAATTAGTACAATAAAAGAcagctgtttttattttttgctaatattaaaaaatacatgcaaccaatttttctcttttttttatttaaaaaagtttgtaGATTTAAACTTAACAATTCGGTTTTTTTTGGCAAAATTTATGTTACGCCTTTCGAGCTTTCACAAGATGTCGCTGCATGAAGTAAACGATATTCGTgagtacattataatatctaggaacttaaattttatctcatatcaaaacaatgatattggttgatattgtaaattaaattcataaatttacgaaaaaagtagaaagaaagaattgcaacgtactaatattacaaaattacacaCCTGTAACAAACGGctcaataacttttaatttataaaatatttaaaatcctcTTTGTAAAGGTTGCTAGGAAGActtaagaattattttcttttaacgcgtataatttgaaaacaacATCTATCACAtaggttaaaattttaataaaaataaaagtacacaCATTGAGTTGATGAATCTCCGTATCCGTAATCCGTTTACACTTTTCAGGCTTTTCACTAGAGTTCGCTACTGTGTACTTTGTATCATTGTTGGCTGAGTTGtataccatttttatttatttggaattAATATGAGTTATtcgaaaattttaagtaaagcaattttgtttattgatataatgaaACGCaagcaaaattttttttaataaatatgtaagatGTGATAACAGTAGAATAGAGCTTTGTGTTCGTCTTGAGATAGGTATGTTGTAcatgttgtatttataataacaaacatttagtatttaaaaagaaaaagtaaaaagtatccaatctttgttatgataaatatgatGGGATTTGAGAATGGGAAAcacaatttgtattaaataaaaacatacaatgcCAACggctaaataatattatggcaAGTTCGTTTGTGTGAACACTTATGGTAATATGTGCAATAATAAGTGAAGACTAGCCAAACAAGGCTCGCAAGGAGGTAGTCCGCTAGGCGCTTACTAGGCCGTTATGGGTAAAGAGAACAACCTTAAGGTTGGCTGCTCAATGGCCACATGGTCTGTTTTTTTTACTCTCTGAAAGTTTTCAATCACATTTATGCTCTTagagttttgttttaaatattaccttTTCAACTCGAATGAGGGGAAATAGAAACATCGTCATACCCAAATGGTAACAACAGCTTCATTTGGCGATAATACAGTTGTCAGTTAAGTTTAAGTATGTACTaaagaaatttttcaataaagtttAGGATATATTTGTAAGAACCTACCTATATGTTTTAACGTAGCAAcggtttaatatatttttattacaattggaCTGATTTGGACGATAGGTACATTTATGtagcaaattaataaataactgtaatCACTCCTTATGAAAACAGACCGACGACCGAAcacattacattacaataagTAAAAGCATATAACCCTTGccaaacataacataatactacactatccttacttataatattgtgaagtgtgtttgtttgtccttc is from Zerene cesonia ecotype Mississippi chromosome 15, Zerene_cesonia_1.1, whole genome shotgun sequence and encodes:
- the LOC119832181 gene encoding uncharacterized protein LOC119832181, which encodes MTFEKESTVYWTTHIITSNGNFMTRSMTENRKRSREDEACEFMPLSKRINNLHINNTLTNSNLLTQNTLESSHTIHGDSCIPSPGSSTDSERRPSYDPGFNSSESNYYHENKLLFELHLERIQRTGQQFPF